The following proteins are encoded in a genomic region of Canis lupus familiaris isolate Mischka breed German Shepherd chromosome 6, alternate assembly UU_Cfam_GSD_1.0, whole genome shotgun sequence:
- the SRRM2 gene encoding serine/arginine repetitive matrix protein 2 isoform X1 translates to MSIFLHVYLLVFGAVVPPPPPGHGAMYNGIGLPTPRGSGTNGYVQRNLSLVRGRRGERPDYKGEEELRRLEAALVKRPNPDILDHERKRRVELRCLELEEMMEEQGYEEQQIQEKVATFRLMLLEKDVNPGGKEETPGQRPAVTETHQLAELNEKKNERLRAAFGISDSYVDGSSFDPQRRAREAKQPAPEPPKPYSLVRESSSSRSPTPKQKKKKKKKDRGRRSESSSPRRERKKSSKKKKHRSESESKKRKHRSPTPKSKRKSKDKKRKRSRSTTPAPKSRRAHRSTSADSASSSDTSRSRSRSTAAKTHTTALTGRSPSPVSGRRGEGDAPSKEPGTTNTGQPSSPEPSTKQPSSPHEKDKEKEKSGIRPSPSPERSSTGPEPPAPTPLLAEQHGGSPQPLATATLSQEPVNPPSEGSPTRGRSLPKSPEKPPQSSSESCPPSPQPTKVSRHASSSPESPKPAPAPGSRREISSSPASKSRSHGRGKRDKSHSHTPSRRVGRSRSPTATKRGRSRSRTPTKRGHSRSRSPQWRRSRSAQRWGRSRSPQRRGRSRSPQRPGWSRSRNTQRRGRSRSARRGRSHSRSPATRGRSRSRTPARRARSRSRTPARRRSRSRTPARRRSRSRTPARRGRSRSRTPARRRSRTRSPVRRRSRSRSPARRSGRSRSRTPARRGRSRSRTPARRGRSRSRTPARRGRSRSRTPARRGRSRSRTPARRRSRSRSVVRRGRSHSRTPQRRGRSGSSSERKNKSRTSQRRSRSNSSPEMKKSRISSRRSRSLSSPRSKAKSRLSLRRSLSGSSPCPKQKSRTPPRRSRSGSSQPKAKSRTPPRRSRSGSSPPSNQKSKTPSRQSCSSSSPQPKVKSGTPPRQGSVTSPQANEQSATPQIQSRSESSPDPELKSATPSRHSCSGSSPPRVKSSTPPRRSRSGSSSPQPKVKAITSPVQSHSGSSSPSPSRVTSKTPPRQSRSESPCSKMESRLLQRQSRSRSSSPDTKVKPGTPPRQSHSGSTSPCPKVKPQTPSGHSLSESKSPCSQEKSKDSPAQSSGFFSLCPGIKSSTPPGELYFAASSLQQKGQSQTSPDPRSDTSSPEMKQSHSESPSLQSKSQTPLMGGRSRSSSPITELAPKSPARPERRELSSPRLKSGLSPEQSKSQSDSSPYPAMDSKSFLGQSRLEPSELKEKSVLLLQEDFTASSPIPRDKLSPLPVQDKPDSSPVLRETPKTPSRERGGVGSSPDTKDQSALAKPNQDEELMEVVEKSEESSNQVLSHLSPELKEVAGSNFESSPEIEERPTVCLSVDQSQSQTSLEAEVPAVASTWSGPHFSPEHKELSNSPPRENSFGSPLEFRNSGPVAEMNTGFSPEVKEDLNGSFPNQLETDPYIDLKEQSTRSSRRSSSELSPDAVEKAGMSSNQSVSSPVLDAVPRTPSRERSSSASPELKDGLPRTPSRRSRSGSSPGLRDGSGTPSRHSLSGSSPGMKDIPRTPSRGRSECDSSPEPKALPQTPRPRSRSPSSPELNNKGLTPQRERSGSESSVEQKTMARTPLGQRSRSGSSQELDGKPSASPQERSESDSSPDSKAKTRVPLRERSRSGSSIEVESKSRPSPRRSRSGSSPEVKDKPRAAPRAQSGSDSSPEPKAPALRALPRRSRSGSSSKGRGPSPEGSSSSESSPEHPPKSRTARRSSRSSPEPKTKSRTPPRRRSSRSSPELTRKARLSRRSRSASSSPETRSRTPPRRRRSPSVSSPEPAEKSRSSRRRRSASSPRAKTTSRRGRSPSPKPRGLQRSRSRSRREKTRTTRRRDRSGSSQSTSRRRQRSRSRSRVTRRRRGGSGYHSRSPARQESSRTSSRRRRGRSRTPPTSRKRSRSRTSPAPWKRSRSRASPATHRRSRSRTPLVSRRRSRSRTSPVSRRRSRSRTSVTRRRSRSRASPVSRRRSRSRTPPVTRRRSRSRTPTRRRSRSRTPPVTRRRSRSRTPPVTRRRSRSRTSITRRRSRSRTSPVTRRRSRSRTSPVTRRRSRSRTSPVTRRRSRSRTPPAIRRRSRSRTPLLPRKRSRSRSPLAIRRRSRSRTPRTTRGKRSLTRSPPAIRRRSASGSSSDRSRSASPPATRNHSGSRTPPVALNSSRMSCFSRPSMSPTPLDRCRSPGMLEPLGSSRTPMSVLQQAGGSMMDGPGPRIPDHPRTSVPENHAQSRIALALTAISLGTARPPPSMSAAGLAARMSQVPAPVPLMSLRTAPAASLASRIPAASAAAMNLASARTPAIPTAVNLADSRTPAAAAAMNLASPRTAVAPSAVNLADPRTPTAPAVNLAGTRTPAALAALSLTGSGTPPTAANYPSSSRTPQAAAPANLVGPRSTHATAPVNIASSRTPPALAPASLTSARMAPALSGANLTSPRVPLSAYERVSGRTSPPLLDRARSRTPPGGPGSRTPPSALSQSRMTSERAPSPASRMVQASSQCVLPPAQDRPRSPVPSAFSDQSRALLAQTTPAAGSQSLSSGTVAKTTSSADDHNGMLSGPAPGMSHPEGGEPPVSTGAQQSSALAALQPAKERRSSSSSSSSSSSSSSSSSSSSSSSSSSGSSSSDSEGSSLPTQPEVALKRVPSPTPAPKEAVREGRPQEPTPAKRKRRSSSSSSSSSSSSSSSSSSSSSSSSSSSSSSSSSSSSSTSSSPSPAKPGPQALPKPASPKKPPPGERRSRSPRKPIDSLRDSRSLSYSPAERRRPSPQPSPRDQQSSSERGSRRGQRGDSRSPGHKRRKETPSPRPVRHRSSRSP, encoded by the exons ATGTCCATTTTCCTGCACGTCTACCTCCTTGTTTTTG GAGCGGTggtgcccccccctccccccgggcacGGGGCCATGTACAACGGGATCGGGCTGCCGACGCCCCGGGGCAGCGGCACCAACGGCTACGTCCAGCGCAACCTGTCCCTGGTGCGGGGCCGCCGGGGTGAGCGGCCTGACTACAAGGGAGAGGAGGAACTGCGGCGCCTGGAGGCTGCCCTGGTGAAGCGGCCTAATCCTGACATCCTGGACCACGAGCGCAAGCGGCGCGTGGAGCTGCGATGCCTCGAGCTGGAAGAGATGATGgaagagcaggg GTACGAGGAACAGCAAATTCAGGAAAAAGTGGCTACCTTTCGACTCATGTTGCTGGAGAAGGATGTGAACCCTGGGGGCAAGGAAGAGACCCCAGGACAGAGGCCAGC ggTAACTGAGACTCACCAGTTGGCAGaactgaatgagaagaaaaatgagcGACTCCGTGCTGCCTTTGGCATCAGTGATTCGTATGTGGATGGCAGCTCTTTTGATCCTCAACGTCGTGCTCGAGAAGCTAAACAACCAGCTCCAGAACCTCCCAAACCTTATAG CCTTGTCCGGGAATCCAGCAGTTCTCGCTCACCAACCccaaagcaaaagaagaaaaaaaagaagaaagatagagGACG CAGGTCAGAGAGCAGCTCTCCtcgaagagaaaggaagaagagctcTAAGAAGAAGAAGCACAG GTCAGAGTCTGAATCCAAAAAACGAAAGCATAG GTCTCCCACTCCAAAGAGCAAACGTAAATCTAAGGACAAGAAGCGGAAGCG GTCTCGAAGTACAACACCAGCCCCCAAGAGCCGCCGGGCCCACCGTTCAACGTCTGCTGACTCTGCTTCCTCTTCCGATACTTCTCGCAGTCG GTCTCGAAGTACGGCAGCAAAAACCCATACAACTGCCTTGACTGGGCGAAGTCCTTCCCCCGTTTCAGGGCGTCGAGGGGAGGGAGATGCGCCTTCTAAAGAACCAGGTACCACTAACACAGGGCAGCCTAGCAGCCCAGAGCCATCTACAAAGCAGCCTAGCAGTCCTcatgaaaaagataaagagaaggag AAATCTGGAATTCGACCTAGCCCCTCTCCGGAAAGGAGCAGCACAGGCCCAGAACCACCTGCTCCCACTCCGCTCCTTGCTGAGCAACATGGCGGCTCCCCACAACCCCTTGCAACAGCCACCTTAAGTCAGGAGCCAGTGAACCCCCCATCTGAGGGTTCCCCAACCAGGGGCCGTTCACTACCTAAGTCTCCTGAGAAACCTCCCCAGTCTTCTTCAGAGAGCTGCCCACCATCCCCTCAACCTACCAAAGTTTCTCGACATGCCAGCTCTTCCCCTGAAAGTCCTAAACCTGCACCGGCTCCTGGGTCCCGCCGAGAGATTTCTTCTTCTCCCGCATCCAAGAGTCGCTCACATGGCCGGGGAAAGCGGGATAAGTCACATTCTCATACCCCTTCTCGAAGAGTGGGGAGGTCCCGTAGCCCTACTGCTACCAAGAGGGGGCGATCTCGGTCTCGAACCCCTACCAAAAGGGGTCATTCTCGGTCCCGGTCCCCTCAGTGGCGTAGGTCCCGGTCTGCACAGAGGTGGGGACGTTCCAGAAGTCCCCAGCGACGTGGCCGCTCTAGGTCTCCTCAGAGACCAGGCTGGTCTAGAAGCAGAAATACCCAGAGAAGAGGCAGGTCTAGATCAGCAAGGCGAGGCAGGTCACACTCTAGATCCCCAGCCACTAGGGGCAGATCACGTTCTAGAACACCAGCCCGTCGGGCCAGGTCTCGCTCTAGAACACCTGCCAGGCGGAGGTCACGATCCAGGACACCTGCCAGACGTAGGTCACGCTCTAGAACACCAGCCCGGCGGGGCAGGTCTCGCTCTAGAACACCTGCTAGGCGCAGATCTAGGACCCGGTCGCCAGTACGACGGAGGTCTCGTAGCAGATCACCAGCCAGGAGAAGTGGCAGGTCACGCTCTAGAACCCCAGCCAGACGGGGTCGGTCACGCTCTAGAACCCCAGCCAGAAGAGGGAGATCTCGGTCTAGAACACCTGCAAGACGAGGACGATCTCGGTCTAGGACACCAGCAAGACGAGGACGATCTCGGTCTAGGACACCTGCAAGACGAAGATCTCGTAGTAGAAGTGTAGTTAGACGAGGAAGATCTCACTCTAGAACACCACAAAGAAGAGGCAGATCTGGTTCATCATCAGAACGGAAGAACAAATCCAGGACGTCACAGAGAAGGAGCAGGTCCAACTCAAGCCCAGAAATGAAAAAGTCTCGCATTTCTTCAAGGCGGAGTAGGTCTCTTTCTTCACCACGGTCCAAAGCAAAATCTCGCTTGTCTTTGAGGCGAAGCCTTTCAGGATCATCTCCATGTCctaaacaaaagtctaggacacCACCAAGGCGCAGTCGCTCTGGATCATCCCAACCAAAAGCTAAGTCCAGAACACCACCGAGGCGAAGTCGGTCTGGTTCTTCACCTCCTTCTAATCAGAAATCTAAGACACCATCAAGACAGAGTTGTTCCAGTTCATCTCCTCAACCTAAAGTGAAGTCTGGAACACCACCAAGGCAAGGGTCTGTAACAAGTCCCCAGGCAAATGAACAATCTGCAACACCACAAATACAGAGCCGTTCAGAATCATCAcctgaccctgagctgaaatctgcAACCCCTTCAAGACATAGCTGCTCCGGGTCCTCTCCTCCTAGAGTAAAATCTAGCACACCTCCGAGACGGAGCCGATCTGGGTCATCCTCTCCACAACCCAAAGTCAAGGCAATAACATCACCAGTCCAAAGCCATTCTGGCTCTTCTTCTCCTAGTCCTAGTAGGGTGACATCTAAAACACCGCCAAGGCAAAGCAGATCAGAGTCTCCTTGCTCCAAGATGGAATCTAGATTGTTGCAAAGACAGAGCCGTTCTAGGTCCTCCTCACCAGATACCAAAGTGAAACCTGGAACACCACCAAGACAAAGTCACTCAGGGTCTACTTCGCCATGCCCTAAAGTAAAGCCCCAAACTCCATCAGGGCACAGTCTTAGTGAATCAAAATCACCATGTTCCCAAGAGAAGTCTAAAGACTCACCAGCACAAAGTTCaggattcttctctctctgtccaggAATAAAGTCTAGCACACCACCAGGAGAGCTGTATTTTGCAGCCTCCTCTTTGCAACAGAAAGGACAATCTCAAACTTCACCAGATCCTAGATCTGATACTTCAAGCCCAGAAATGAAACAGAGTCATTCTGAGTCTCCATCTCTGCAGAGCAAATCTCAGACACCTCTTATGGGTGGCCGGTCCAGGTCCTCCTCTCCAATCACTGAGCTGGCACCCAAATCTCCAGCAAGACCAGAAAGAAGGGAATTGTCAAGTCCTAGGCTAAAATCTGGACTGTCTCCTGAGCAAAGCAAGTCCCAATCTGACTCTTCCCCATATCCTGCAATGGACTCTAAATCTTTTCTGGGGCAGAGTAGATTGGAGCCTTCTGAATTGAAAGAGAAATCAGTCTTACTCCTTCAGGAGGATTTTACTGCATCGTCTCCCATACCAAGAGACAAATTGAGTCCTCTTCCAGTGCAGGATAAGCCTGATTCCTCACCAGTACTCAGAGAAACACCTAAAACCCCGTCAAGGGAAAGAGGTGGTGTTGGATCATCTCCAGATACGAAAGACCAAAGTGCGTTAGCTAAGCCAAACCAAGATGAGGAATTAATGGAAGTGGTAGAGAAATCTGAAGAATCCTCAAACCAGGTTCTCTCCCATTTGTCTCCGGAACTTAAAGAAGTGGCTGGAAGTAACTTTGAATCATCACCTGAAATAGAAGAAAGACCCACTGTGTGTTTGAGTGTTGACCAAAGTCAGTCACAGACTTCTTTGGAAGCAGAAGTCCCTGCAGTGGCCTCAACTTGGAGTGGGCCACATTTTTCTCCAGAACATAAAGAACTGTCTAACTCTCCTCCACGGGAGAATAGCTTTGGGTCACCTTTAGAATTTAGAAACTCAGGCCCTGTTGCAGAAATGAATACTGGATTTTCTCCTGAAGTTAAAGAAGATTTGAATGGCTCTTTTCCTAATCAACTGGAGACAGATCCGTATATAGACCTGAAAGAACAATCAACAAGGTCCTCTAGACGTAGCAGTTCAGAGTTATCCCCAGATGCAGTAGAAAAAGCTGGAATGTCTTCAAATCAGAGTGTTTCTTCACCAGTACTTGATGCAGTACCTAGAACACCATCAAGGGAAAGAAGTAGCTCTGCATCTCCTGAGCTGAAAGATGGTTTACCCAGAACCCCTTCAAGGAGAAGTAGGTCTGGGTCTTCTCCAGGACTTAGAGATGGGTCTGGGACTCCCTCAAGACACAGCTTATCTGGGTCCTCTCCTGGAATGAAAGATATACCTAGAACACCATCCAGGGGGAGAAGTGAATGTGATTCTTCTCCAGAACCAAAAGCTTTGCCTCAGACTCCTAGACCAAGAAGTCGTTCACCATCATCCCCAGAGCTCAACAACAAGGGTCTTACCCcccagagagaaagaagtgggTCAGAATCTTCAGTTGAACAGAAGACTATGGCTAGGACTCCTCTTGGGCAGAGAAGTCGATCGGGATCTTCTCAAGAACTTGATGGGAAACCGAGTGCATCCCCTCAAGAGAGAAGTGAGTCAGACTCTTCTCCAGATTCTAAAGCTAAGACACGAGTACCGCTTAGAGAAAGGAGTCGCTCTGGATCATCTATAGAGGTCGAGAGCAAATCTCGACCTTCTCCTCGGCGCAGTAGATCTGGCTCATCTCCTGAAGTTAAAGATAAGCCAAGAGCAGCACCCAGGGCACAGAGTGGTTCTGATTCCTCTCCTGAACCCAAGGCTCCTGCCCTTCGAGCTCTTCCCAGACGAAGCAGATCGGGGTCATCAAGTAAAGGCAGAGGCCCTTCTCCTGAAGGAAGCAGCAGTTCAGAGTCCTCTCCAGAACACCCACCCAAATCTAGAACTGCTAGAAGAAGCTCTAGGTCATCACCAGAGCCCAAGACCAAATCCCGTACTCCACCTCGCCGTCGCAGTTCTCGATCATCTCCTGAGCTGACTAGGAAGGCCAGACTCTCTCGTAGAAGCCGCTCTGCATCATCCTCACCAGAGACCCGTTCTAGAACTCCACCAAGACGCAGAAGAAGTCCTTCAGTGTCTTCTCCAGAGCCAGCTGAAAAGTCCAGATCCTCTCGCCGTCGGCGCTCAGCTTCATCCCCACGTGCTAAGACAACTTCAAGGAGGGGCCGTTCTCCTTCACCAAAGCCTCGCGGGCTCCAGAGGTCCCGTTCCCGCTCAAGGAGGGAGAAAACCAGAACGACTCGACGTCGAGATAGGTCTGGATCTTCTCAGTCAACCTCTCGGAGAAGACAGCGGAGCCGGTCAAGGTCTCGGGTCACTCGGCGGCGGAGGGGAGGTTCTGGTTACCATTCAAGGTCTCCTGCCCGGCAGGAGAGTTCCCGAACTTCTTCCCGACGTCGAAGAGGTCGTTCTCGGACACCCCCAACCAGTCGGAAGCGGTCCCGCTCACGCACCTCACCAGCCCCGTGGAAACGGTCAAGGTCTCGGGCCTCTCCCGCCACTCACAGGCGATCCCGGTCCAGAACACCGCTGGTTAGCCGCCGTAGGTCTAGGTCTCGAACTTCACCAGTCAGTCGGAGACGATCAAGGTCCAGGACATCAGTGACTCGACGAAGATCTCGATCCAGAGCATCCCCAGTGAGTCGAAGGCGATCCAGGTCTAGAACACCACCAGTAACCCGCCGTCGTTCAAGGTCCAGAACACCAACACGCCGCCGCTCCCGTTCTAGAACTCCGCCAGTGACCCGAAGAAGGTCTAGATCTAGGACTCCACCAGTAACCAGGAGGCGATCTCGAAGCAGAACTTCTATCACTCGCAGAAGATCAAGATCCAGGACATCTCCAGTCACCCGTAGGAGATCTCGATCTCGCACATCTCCGGTAACTCGAAGGAGGTCCCGCTCTCGAACCTCTCCAGTCACACGCCGCCGATCACGGTCCCGAACACCTCCAGCTATTCGGCGCCGCTCCAGGTCTCGGACCCCACTGTTGCCACGCAAACGGTCTCGAAGTCGCTCTCCACTTGCTATCCGCCGCCGTTCTAGATCCCGTACTCCGCGAACAACTCGGGGCAAGCGGTCCTTAACAAGATCTCCTCCTGCCATCCGAAGGCGTTCTGCATCTGGAAGCAGTTCCGATCGCTCACGGTCTGCTAGTCCTCCAGCAACAAGGAATCATTCTGGTTCTCGGACACCTCCAGTAGCACTCAATAGCTCTAGAATGAGCTGCTTCAGTCGTCCTAGCATGTCACCAACACCTCTGGACCGCTGTAGATCACCTGGAATGCTCGAACCCCTTGGCAGTTCTAGAACACCCATGTCTGTCCTGCAGCAAGCTGGTGGCTCCATGATGGATGGTCCAGGTCCCCGAATTCCTGATCACCCAAGAACATCTGTGCCAGAAAATCATGCACAGTCAAGAATTGCACTTGCCCTGACAGCCATCAGTCTTGGCACTGCGCGGCCACCTCCATCCATGTCCGCTGCTGGCCTTGCTGCAAGAATGTCCCAAGTTCCAGCTCCAGTGCCTCTCATGAGTCTCAGAACGGCCCCAGCTGCCAGCCTTGCCAGCAGGATTCCTGCAGCCTCTGCAGCAGCCATGAACCTGGCCAGTGCCAGGACACCTGCCATACCAACAGCAGTGAACCTGGCTGATTCAAGAACACCAGCTGCTGCAGCAGCCATGAACTTGGCCAGCCCCAGAACAGCAGTGGCACCCTCTGCTGTGAACCTTGCTGACCCTCGCACCCCTACAGCTCCAGCTGTGAACCTAGCAGGAACCAGAACCCCAGCTGCTCTGGCAGCTTTGAGTCTCACCGGCTCTGGCACACCCCCAACTGCTGCAAACTATCCTTCCAGCTCCAGAACACCCCAGGCTGCAGCGCCTGCAAACCTGGTGGGTCCTAGATCTACACATGCCACAGCTCCTGTGAATATTGCCAGCTCAAGAACCCCTCCTGCCTTGGCACCTGCAAGCCTCACCAGTGCTAGAATGGCTCCAGCCTTGTCTGGCGCAAACCTTACCAGCCCCAGGGTGCCCCTCTCTGCTTATGAGCGCGTTAGTGGTAGAACCTCACCACCGCTTCTTGACCGAGCCAGATCCAGAACCCCACCAGGAGGGCCAGGTTCCAGAACCCCACCATCTGCCCTGAGCCAGTCTAGAATGACCTCTGAGCgggctccctctcctgcctctagAATGGTCCAGGCTTCCTCACAGTGTGTTCTTCCTCCAGCTCAGGATAGACCTAGGTCACCTGTGCCATCTGCTTTTTCTGACCAGTCCCGAGCTTTGCTTGCCCAGACCACTCCTGCAGCAGGGTCTCAGTCCCTTTCCTCTGGGACAGTGGCCAAGACCACGTCTTCTGCTGATGACCACAATGGCATGctctctggccctgcccctggcATGTCCCATCCTGAGGGTGGGGAACCACCTGTCTCCACGGGGGCCCAGCAGTCTTCTGCATTGGCCGCCCTGCAGCCGGCAAAGGAGCGGCggagttcctcctcctcctcctcctccagctcctcttcCTCATCGTCGTCATCAtcgtcctcttcctcctcctcctcttccggTTCCAGTTCTAGCGACTCAGAGGGCTCTAGCCTTCCTACTCAACCTGAGGTAGCACTGAAGAG GGtacccagccccaccccagccccaaagGAGGCTGTTCGAGAGGGACGTCCTCAGGAGCCTACCCCAGCCAAGCGGAAGAGGCGCTCTAGTAGCTCCAGTTCcagctcttcctcttcctcttcatcttcctcctcgtcctcctcctcttcctcctcttcctcctcctcttcctcctcctcctcttcctcctcttctacttcttcctccccctcccctgctaaGCCTGGCCCTCAGGCCTTGCCCAAACCTGCAAGCCCTAAGAAGCCGCCCCCTGGTGAGCGGAG GTCCCGTAGCCCCCGGAAGCCAATAGACTCTCTCCGAGACTCTCGGTCTCTCAGCTACTCGCCTGCGGAGCGCCGCCGCCCCTCGCCCCAGCCCTCGCCACGGGACCAGCAGAG CAGCAGTGAGCGGGGTTCCCGCAGAGGCCAGCGTGGGGACAGCCGCTCCCCAGGCCACAAGCGCAGGAAGGAGACACCCAGCCCCCGGCCTGTGCGGCACCGTTCCTCCAG GTCTCCTTGA